The window ACGGCAACCTTCGACATCATCGACACGGGTATCGGCATCGACCCCGAGCACATCGAGCGAATCTTCCAGCCTTTCGAGCGCGGTGATCTGATGCGCCAGGACAAGGGCGTTGGCCTGGGCCTGACCATTACCCGCATGCTCACCTCGCTGATGGGCGGCGAGTTGCAGGTCAAGAGTCAGCAGGACAAGGGCACCTGTTTCCAGGTGCGCCTGTTTCTCTCGCAAGTACGGGTGCCGCAAGCGGTAATCCATGTCGAACACGACATCATCGGCTACCAGGGGCCGCGGCGTCTGGTGCTGGTAGTGGACGACCATGTGGACCATCGCAAGGTCCTCAGCGGCATGCTTACGCCCCTGGGCTTTGAAGTGATCCAGGCCAGCAACGGCCAGGAAGCGATTCGCCAGGTCGCCCTGCGGGGGCCGGACCTGATCCTCATGGACCTGTCGATGCCGACGATGGATGGCTGGGAAACCAGCCGACTGATCCGCCGCAATGCGTTGTCCACAGCACCGATCATCGTGATATCGGCCAATGCCTTTAACGACGAGCGCGAGCGCAGCCTGGCCAGTGCCTGCAACGACTACCTTGCCAAGCCGGTACACACCCCGGAGCTGCTCGAACGGATCCAGCAGCAACTCGACCTGCACTGGCTGCGCCGCGAAAAACCAGCCCCTGCGACATTCCCCGTACCGGGGGTATTGCCCTCACAGCCTGACCTCATCGCCCTCGGCGAACTCAGCGCCATTGGCTACGTACGCGGTCTGCACGAAAAACTTGACGCCATCCAGGCCGAGACGCCAGCCACCGCCCCTTTCATCAGTTCCCTACGCAAGCTGCTGAAAAACTTTCGCCTGGACGAAATCAACCGCGCCCTCAAGGAGGCAGAAGATGAATGTATTGACCACAGTCGCTGAACCCGGTGTCGTGCTGATTGTGGACGACACCCCGGACAACCTCGCCATGCTCTCCGACGCCCTCAACGATGCCGGCTACATGGTCCTGGTGGCCCTCGACGGGCTCAGCGCCCTGAACCGCATCGAACGCCGGCGTCCGGACCTGATCCTGCTGGATGCGATGATGCCGGGCCTGGACGGTTTCGAGACCTGCCGGCGGATCAAGGAGCAACCGGCCAACGCCGATATTCCGGTGCTGTTCATGACCGCGCTGACGGAAAGCAGGCATGTGGTCCAGGGCTTTGAAGTCGGTGGCAGCGACTACGTGACCAAGCCGATCCAGACCGACGAAGTGCTGGCCCGGGTCGCCGCACACCTGCGCACCTCGCGCATCCTGCTGTCGGCCCGAGCGGCGTCACAGCCAGCCGCGCCGAGCCTGGACGACGAGCCGGCGCAGAGGGTGCTGTCGGCACGCTTTCAGCTCACCGGTCGGGAAGTCGAGGTTCTGCGCTGGGTGGCCTGCGGCAAGACCAACCGCGACATCGGCACCATTCTTGATCTGAGCCCACGCACCGTGAACAAACATCTGGAGCATGTGTATGTGAAGTTAGGTGTAGAAACGCGCACAGCAGCGACCTCCGTGGCCTTGTCGGCCATGACCGATTCTCGCAACAGTGTTTCAAGG is drawn from Pseudomonas rhizophila and contains these coding sequences:
- a CDS encoding response regulator; the protein is MNVLTTVAEPGVVLIVDDTPDNLAMLSDALNDAGYMVLVALDGLSALNRIERRRPDLILLDAMMPGLDGFETCRRIKEQPANADIPVLFMTALTESRHVVQGFEVGGSDYVTKPIQTDEVLARVAAHLRTSRILLSARAASQPAAPSLDDEPAQRVLSARFQLTGREVEVLRWVACGKTNRDIGTILDLSPRTVNKHLEHVYVKLGVETRTAATSVALSAMTDSRNSVSR